The following proteins are encoded in a genomic region of Nicoliella spurrieriana:
- a CDS encoding hydroxymethylglutaryl-CoA synthase, which translates to MNVGIDAISFYTPEMYLSMEELALARDEDPNKYLIGIGQQQQSVIPNTQDVVTMAANAADGIINDDNREHIDLVIFGTETGVDNSKSAAIYLQNLLGLNPNTRAFETKQACYGATAGLQMARDYVQLHPDKQALVIGADVARYGINTPGEVTQGGGAVAMLVTSNPRIISFDGVSSFYSKDIMDFWRPLYTTEAIVDGHYSNDVYVNFFNETWQQYKKQTGLSISDLKAMIFHLPYPKMGIKGLRSVLPEASSEQSTTLKTAFNFGSMYNKRVGNLYSGSLYLSLLSLIDNDDELVPGDLVGLFSYGSGAQGEFFTGKLEAGFFNAKRRDHIIAMLDQRKQVSVSKYETIFSSWPRLKPGDLSLPIDADNAKYVFAGVKNNQRQYLIRK; encoded by the coding sequence TCCTGAAATGTACTTATCAATGGAAGAATTAGCTTTAGCACGGGATGAAGATCCTAATAAGTATTTAATCGGAATTGGGCAGCAACAACAATCAGTAATTCCAAATACTCAAGATGTGGTTACGATGGCTGCCAATGCCGCTGATGGGATTATTAATGATGATAACCGTGAACACATTGATTTGGTAATTTTTGGAACTGAAACGGGAGTTGATAATTCTAAATCAGCAGCAATTTATTTACAAAATTTATTAGGACTTAACCCTAATACACGTGCTTTTGAAACTAAGCAAGCTTGCTATGGTGCGACTGCAGGACTACAAATGGCGCGTGACTATGTCCAGCTACATCCTGATAAACAGGCATTAGTAATTGGTGCTGATGTTGCTAGATATGGAATTAATACCCCTGGTGAAGTGACTCAAGGTGGTGGAGCGGTTGCAATGCTAGTAACTAGTAACCCTAGAATAATTTCATTTGATGGGGTCAGTTCATTTTATTCTAAGGATATTATGGATTTTTGGCGACCATTGTATACCACTGAAGCAATTGTGGATGGTCATTACTCAAACGATGTATACGTTAATTTTTTTAATGAAACCTGGCAGCAATATAAGAAACAAACCGGCCTTAGCATTAGTGATCTTAAAGCCATGATTTTCCATTTACCATATCCCAAAATGGGCATTAAGGGTCTTCGGTCAGTTTTGCCTGAGGCAAGTTCGGAGCAGAGCACTACTTTGAAAACAGCATTTAACTTCGGAAGTATGTATAATAAAAGAGTAGGCAATCTTTACTCTGGTTCACTTTATTTAAGCTTATTATCACTGATTGATAATGATGATGAACTGGTTCCCGGTGACTTAGTGGGGTTATTTAGTTATGGATCCGGAGCTCAGGGTGAATTTTTTACTGGTAAGTTAGAAGCGGGCTTTTTTAATGCAAAGCGTAGGGATCACATTATTGCGATGCTTGATCAGCGGAAGCAGGTTTCGGTTTCAAAATATGAAACCATTTTTAGTTCATGGCCACGACTTAAGCCGGGAGACTTATCGTTACCGATTGATGCTGATAACGCGAAGTATGTTTTTGCTGGAGTTAAGAATAATCAACGCCAATATTTAATTCGAAAGTAG
- a CDS encoding nucleoside 2-deoxyribosyltransferase, translated as MKKVYLAGPFFDDDQIARISRAEEALFNNPTISDFFSPRKVNFPEEKEGTVSWGKKVYQKDIDELEASDVIVAVLDFKDGFVDSGTAFEIGYATNIGKPIVILHENNGIINLMISNSIVAYFKDANDILQYDFDKLKTIPYEGPLI; from the coding sequence ATGAAAAAAGTTTATTTAGCAGGTCCATTTTTTGATGATGATCAAATTGCACGAATTAGTCGTGCTGAAGAGGCCCTTTTTAATAATCCGACCATTAGTGATTTCTTTAGTCCTAGAAAGGTTAATTTTCCAGAGGAAAAGGAAGGAACCGTTAGTTGGGGTAAAAAAGTTTATCAAAAAGATATTGACGAATTGGAAGCTAGTGATGTTATCGTTGCAGTTTTAGATTTTAAAGATGGTTTTGTGGATAGTGGAACTGCCTTTGAAATTGGTTATGCGACTAATATTGGAAAACCAATTGTGATATTACATGAAAATAACGGAATTATTAATCTAATGATTTCAAATAGCATTGTCGCTTATTTTAAAGATGCTAACGATATATTGCAGTATGATTTTGACAAACTAAAAACGATCCCATACGAGGGACCGCTTATTTAG
- the lexA gene encoding transcriptional repressor LexA produces the protein MAKVESRQIAILRFIWNSIKKQGYPPTVREICDGVNLSSTSTVYGHITRLQKKGFLKKNPAKTRALEITDLGCKELDVNVRKQEIPLLGQVAAGEPILAVENVIEYFPIPPEYQSISDSLFMLTIKGTSMINIGILNNDQVIVKRQSTALNGEVVIAMNEDNEATCKRFYKEANHYRLQPENDTMSPIILDHVTILGKVISLYRPNIN, from the coding sequence ATCGCAAAAGTTGAATCAAGACAAATTGCAATTTTAAGATTTATTTGGAATTCAATTAAGAAACAGGGGTATCCACCAACCGTTCGTGAAATTTGTGACGGGGTTAACTTATCATCAACTTCAACTGTGTACGGACATATTACTAGGTTACAAAAAAAGGGATTCTTAAAAAAGAATCCCGCGAAAACTAGGGCCTTGGAGATTACAGACCTTGGATGTAAAGAACTAGATGTTAATGTTCGTAAGCAAGAAATCCCACTACTAGGTCAGGTCGCTGCTGGTGAGCCCATTTTAGCAGTTGAAAACGTTATCGAGTACTTCCCAATTCCACCTGAGTACCAATCAATTTCTGATTCACTCTTCATGCTTACAATTAAGGGAACTAGTATGATTAACATCGGCATTTTAAATAACGATCAAGTAATCGTTAAAAGGCAATCAACTGCTTTAAATGGCGAGGTCGTAATTGCAATGAATGAAGACAATGAGGCTACGTGTAAACGGTTCTATAAAGAAGCTAATCATTATCGCCTTCAACCAGAAAATGATACTATGAGCCCCATTATTCTAGATCACGTTACTATTTTAGGTAAGGTCATTAGTCTCTATCGACCAAATATCAACTAA
- a CDS encoding DUF896 domain-containing protein encodes MAEDKELMKIIPRINELAHKAKKEGLSELEKLEQGKLRKQYLKRFRANFKSQVEMMKVYNDKGEEVTPRKVRDIQRGKGLRDD; translated from the coding sequence ATGGCTGAAGATAAAGAATTAATGAAAATTATTCCGAGAATTAATGAATTAGCCCATAAGGCTAAAAAAGAAGGACTAAGCGAATTAGAAAAATTAGAACAAGGAAAGCTTAGAAAACAATATTTAAAGCGATTTAGAGCAAATTTTAAATCTCAAGTTGAAATGATGAAGGTTTACAATGACAAGGGGGAGGAAGTTACCCCTAGAAAAGTTCGTGATATTCAACGTGGGAAGGGTCTTCGTGATGATTAG